In one window of Vallitalea okinawensis DNA:
- the yycF gene encoding response regulator YycF: MSQKVLIVDDEKAIVDILSFNLKKEGYEVVTGFDGEEGYDKALKENPDLILLDIMMPKLDGLQVCRKLREKMNTPIIMLTARAEEVDKVLGLELGADDYVTKPFSVRELMARVKANLRRKVIDVQESTNKNVLKLGDLQIDTDRYEVVKAGEVLELTLREYELLKFLATQKGQIFSRESLLEQVWGYEYYGDVRTVDVTIRRLREKVENIPSKPEYILTKRGIGYYFNEKC, translated from the coding sequence ATGAGTCAAAAAGTACTAATAGTAGATGATGAAAAAGCAATCGTTGATATCTTATCCTTTAACCTAAAGAAGGAAGGTTATGAAGTTGTAACGGGGTTTGATGGAGAAGAAGGCTATGATAAAGCGCTTAAAGAAAATCCAGACCTTATCTTATTGGATATTATGATGCCCAAATTAGATGGGTTACAGGTATGTAGAAAACTTAGAGAAAAAATGAATACACCAATTATCATGTTAACTGCACGAGCTGAAGAAGTTGATAAAGTATTAGGCTTAGAGCTAGGTGCAGATGATTATGTAACCAAACCTTTTAGTGTAAGAGAATTGATGGCTAGAGTAAAGGCTAATTTAAGACGCAAAGTCATTGATGTTCAAGAAAGCACCAATAAGAATGTTTTAAAACTAGGTGATCTTCAAATTGATACAGATCGTTATGAAGTGGTAAAAGCAGGTGAAGTGCTTGAGTTAACTTTAAGAGAATATGAATTATTAAAATTCTTAGCCACACAAAAAGGACAAATTTTCTCAAGAGAATCATTATTAGAACAAGTTTGGGGTTATGAGTATTACGGTGATGTTAGAACAGTAGATGTTACGATTAGAAGATTAAGAGAAAAAGTTGAAAACATACCTAGCAAGCCAGAATATATATTGACTAAAAGAGGAATAGGTTACTATTTTAATGAAAAATGCTAG